A single Streptomyces sp. Edi2 DNA region contains:
- a CDS encoding non-ribosomal peptide synthetase, whose translation MTETLHSEFIEQAVKNPDAPAVYSDAGVLTYGELNERSRLLAERLVADGAGPGVPVGICVERTPDLLVGILATLRAGSCYVPLDPQYPAERLTFMVRDSGTHLLLTTPASRAGCPAGPTVVVLDETVTTEPGEKPVPVVPGDTAYLIYTSGSTGRPKGVAVHHSGCVAMLSAMDRIFEGCDLSGVSAASSVCFDMSVMEIFAALCRGGAVVLVESAVHLPESRYVDRITHLNVVPSVMNGLLDAGCLPPNVRTVVFGGEPLRRKLVDRTYRETSADRVFNAYGPTEGTVFCSFGLVPEEQTGEPSIGRPSAGARAYVLDENLKRLPAGVPGELYIGGAGLAHGYVNRPRTTAERFVPDPFLDGERMYRTGDVVTFTDDGELRFGGRTDHQVKLRGYRIELEEVEARLTGCPGVREAAAVVRGNRLTGYVVPEGDPRDGVWLDAGLQTAITGKLATQLPDYMVPGTVVFLAALPLAPGGKLDRTALPEPPAADTGGPLTAAATPTEVALAEIWGQLLGLEPASIDVRAAFYDLGGDSLLLVRLARLMTRRFDRRVRVPDLFSFRDISSLGRWLDEDSGATPEVVQSARLRAHTRRAALRGRGASTGS comes from the coding sequence GTGACCGAAACCCTGCACTCCGAGTTCATCGAGCAAGCGGTCAAGAACCCCGACGCACCGGCCGTCTACTCCGATGCCGGCGTCCTGACCTACGGCGAGCTGAACGAGCGGTCCCGCCTGCTGGCCGAACGGCTCGTCGCCGACGGCGCAGGACCCGGTGTGCCGGTCGGCATCTGCGTCGAGCGCACACCCGACCTGCTGGTCGGCATCCTGGCCACACTGCGCGCCGGCTCCTGCTACGTGCCCCTGGACCCGCAGTATCCGGCCGAGCGGCTGACCTTCATGGTCCGGGACAGCGGGACCCACCTGCTGCTGACCACGCCCGCGTCCCGGGCCGGCTGCCCGGCCGGCCCCACCGTGGTCGTGCTGGACGAGACCGTGACGACCGAGCCCGGCGAGAAGCCCGTTCCGGTCGTACCCGGCGACACCGCGTACCTCATCTACACGTCGGGATCCACGGGCCGGCCGAAGGGTGTGGCCGTCCACCACAGCGGCTGCGTGGCCATGCTCTCCGCGATGGACCGCATCTTCGAAGGCTGCGACCTGAGCGGCGTCTCGGCGGCGAGTTCGGTCTGCTTCGACATGTCCGTGATGGAGATCTTCGCCGCGTTGTGCCGCGGCGGCGCCGTCGTGCTCGTGGAGAGCGCCGTCCACCTGCCGGAGAGCCGGTACGTCGACAGGATCACCCACCTCAACGTCGTACCGTCGGTGATGAACGGCCTGCTCGACGCCGGATGTCTGCCACCGAACGTGCGCACCGTCGTATTCGGCGGCGAGCCCCTGCGGCGCAAGCTGGTGGACAGGACGTACCGGGAGACCAGCGCCGACCGGGTCTTCAATGCCTACGGCCCCACCGAGGGAACCGTCTTCTGCTCCTTCGGGCTGGTACCGGAGGAGCAGACCGGTGAGCCCTCGATCGGCAGGCCATCGGCCGGCGCCCGTGCCTATGTGCTCGACGAGAACCTGAAGCGGCTGCCGGCCGGCGTGCCCGGTGAGCTCTACATCGGCGGCGCCGGCCTCGCCCACGGCTACGTCAACCGGCCTCGTACCACGGCCGAACGGTTCGTGCCGGACCCGTTCCTCGACGGTGAACGCATGTACCGCACCGGCGACGTCGTCACGTTCACCGACGACGGCGAGCTCAGGTTCGGCGGTCGCACCGACCACCAGGTCAAGCTGCGCGGCTACCGCATCGAGCTGGAAGAGGTCGAGGCCCGGCTGACCGGCTGCCCCGGGGTCCGGGAAGCCGCCGCCGTCGTACGGGGCAACCGGCTCACCGGCTACGTCGTGCCCGAGGGCGACCCCCGGGACGGCGTCTGGCTGGATGCCGGGCTCCAGACCGCCATCACCGGCAAGCTCGCCACCCAGCTGCCCGACTACATGGTGCCGGGCACGGTCGTGTTCCTGGCCGCGCTGCCGTTGGCGCCGGGCGGGAAGCTCGACCGCACCGCGCTTCCCGAGCCGCCGGCCGCCGACACCGGCGGGCCCCTGACGGCCGCCGCCACGCCGACCGAGGTGGCACTGGCGGAGATCTGGGGCCAACTGCTCGGCCTCGAACCGGCGAGCATCGACGTCCGGGCCGCCTTCTACGACCTCGGCGGCGACTCGCTGCTGCTCGTCCGGCTGGCCAGGCTGATGACCCGGCGCTTCGACCGCCGCGTCCGCGTGCCCGACCTCTTCAGCTTCCGTGACATCTCCTCCCTCGGCCGCTGGCTCGACGAGGACAGCGGCGCCACCCCCGAGGTGGTCCAGTCGGCTCGCCTCCGCGCCCACACCCGCCGCGCCGCGCTGCGCGGCCGCGGCGCCTCCACCGGCAGCTGA
- a CDS encoding formyltransferase family protein — translation MNIYISGQGAFAVQVADALLEEGHKIVGVAAPRLRKGQSDESNAMSWDRLRSWAYPRDIPWTDSTALRAMHVPDGVDIIIAAHSHAFLGRHTRARAAVATIGYHPSLLPLHRGRDAIRWTIRDGDKVTGGSVYHLTERTDAGPLAAQEHLFVPPGSTPQSLWREHLAPLGVRLLLKVVTDLAQDRRIEVPQDEKVATWEPAMDSPPLFKPELIALPGTAYVDGSRWALHGQ, via the coding sequence ATGAACATCTACATTTCAGGACAAGGTGCGTTCGCGGTGCAGGTCGCGGACGCCCTGCTGGAGGAAGGGCACAAGATCGTCGGCGTAGCCGCCCCCCGCCTGCGCAAGGGGCAGTCCGACGAGAGCAACGCGATGTCCTGGGACCGCCTGCGCTCCTGGGCGTACCCCAGGGACATACCGTGGACGGACTCGACCGCACTGCGCGCGATGCACGTCCCGGACGGGGTGGACATCATCATCGCCGCACACTCACACGCCTTCCTCGGCCGCCACACGCGCGCCAGGGCCGCCGTCGCCACCATCGGCTACCACCCCAGCCTGCTGCCGTTGCACCGCGGCCGCGACGCGATCCGATGGACGATCCGCGACGGTGACAAGGTGACGGGCGGGAGCGTCTACCACCTCACCGAGCGCACCGACGCCGGCCCGCTCGCCGCCCAGGAGCACCTGTTCGTACCCCCGGGCTCGACCCCGCAGAGCCTATGGCGCGAGCACCTGGCCCCGCTCGGTGTGCGGTTGCTCTTGAAGGTGGTCACCGACCTCGCCCAGGACAGGCGGATCGAGGTCCCGCAGGACGAGAAGGTGGCGACCTGGGAACCCGCAATGGACTCGCCACCACTCTTCAAGCCCGAACTCATCGCGCTGCCGGGAACCGCGTACGTCGACGGCAGCAGGTGGGCACTTCACGGGCAGTGA
- a CDS encoding MbtH family NRPS accessory protein, translating to MSGNPFVGGEADWLVVANTDGQYALWRPYLEVPKGWRIVHSCPDRDGALDHVERNFTAAVGTPTA from the coding sequence ATGAGCGGAAACCCCTTCGTCGGCGGCGAGGCCGACTGGCTGGTGGTGGCGAACACCGACGGGCAGTACGCGCTGTGGCGGCCGTACCTGGAGGTACCGAAGGGCTGGCGGATCGTTCACTCCTGCCCGGACCGGGACGGTGCCCTCGACCACGTCGAGCGGAACTTCACCGCGGCGGTGGGAACACCGACGGCCTGA
- a CDS encoding type I polyketide synthase encodes MTDSPEQDYDPGDVAVIGMSLRAPGARTKEQFWDNLVHGRESVSFLAKDDIHVDETLIHSPFYVRACGVLDTYDKFDPSVFGISDRMAAAMTPENRLFLESAWETLEDGGYDPDRVKAEIGMYGANNPQTAALYSSPPDRVSVGPEAIEASLAWSPDTMTSNALYYMGLTGEAVTVAAVCAGFHYAVHLACQSLLLGQTDMAVAGGAMVRLPHPRGHLWEENRILSKDGHCRPFDAHGTGTALSSGVVTVLLKPLAQAVADRDHLYAVVKGSAVNNNGVSAMAYGLAQPERLSACIAGAMEVGGVTPDTVSMYEANGLGMPMTDELEVHAASMAFGKQTGTTSIGGVKGNVGHGGVVSGGFGAIKAAMALHHRKLPATINLTEVNEDLDLPGTPFVPQLETADWETESGIRRAGITSIGGGGYNAHLVLEEAPAVADRAPEADGRPRLATLSALDDEALARQRTRLKDWLEAHPDLRLDDICFSLNLGRKVMSRRWAAVVRSRAELIAALSDDSPRGLATETAAAPRVDTDSFRRNDHGIVQSGTDAQALSELAAAWVTGQQVDFGSLHLGETSHRVPLPTYPFQPRRFWRTDW; translated from the coding sequence ATGACCGACAGCCCCGAGCAGGACTACGACCCCGGTGATGTGGCCGTCATCGGCATGTCCCTGCGGGCGCCCGGCGCCCGCACCAAGGAACAGTTCTGGGACAACCTCGTACACGGCAGGGAGTCCGTGTCGTTCCTCGCCAAGGACGACATCCACGTCGACGAGACCCTGATCCACAGCCCGTTCTACGTGCGGGCCTGCGGCGTCCTCGACACCTACGACAAGTTCGACCCGTCGGTGTTCGGCATCAGCGACCGGATGGCGGCCGCGATGACCCCGGAGAACCGGCTGTTCCTGGAGAGCGCATGGGAAACGCTCGAGGACGGCGGCTACGACCCGGACCGGGTCAAGGCCGAGATAGGCATGTACGGCGCCAACAACCCGCAGACCGCGGCGCTGTACAGCTCCCCGCCGGACCGGGTGTCGGTCGGCCCCGAGGCGATCGAGGCCAGCCTGGCGTGGTCGCCGGACACCATGACGTCCAACGCGCTGTACTACATGGGGCTCACCGGCGAGGCCGTCACCGTGGCCGCCGTCTGCGCCGGCTTCCACTACGCGGTGCACCTGGCCTGCCAGTCACTGCTGCTCGGCCAGACCGACATGGCCGTCGCCGGTGGCGCGATGGTCCGGCTGCCCCACCCCCGTGGTCATCTGTGGGAGGAGAACCGCATCCTGTCGAAGGACGGCCACTGCCGCCCGTTCGACGCCCACGGCACCGGCACCGCGCTGTCCAGCGGTGTCGTCACCGTGCTGCTCAAGCCGCTGGCCCAGGCCGTCGCCGACCGGGACCACCTCTACGCCGTGGTCAAGGGTTCGGCCGTCAACAACAACGGTGTCAGCGCGATGGCCTACGGCCTGGCCCAGCCCGAGCGGCTGAGCGCATGCATCGCAGGCGCCATGGAGGTGGGCGGCGTCACCCCGGACACCGTGTCCATGTACGAGGCCAACGGTCTCGGTATGCCGATGACCGACGAGCTCGAAGTGCACGCGGCGAGCATGGCGTTCGGCAAGCAGACCGGCACCACCTCGATCGGCGGGGTCAAGGGCAACGTGGGCCACGGCGGTGTGGTGTCGGGCGGCTTCGGTGCGATCAAGGCCGCGATGGCCCTGCACCACAGGAAGCTGCCGGCGACGATCAACCTGACCGAGGTCAACGAAGACCTCGACCTCCCCGGCACCCCGTTCGTCCCGCAGCTGGAGACGGCGGACTGGGAGACGGAGTCCGGCATCCGCCGTGCGGGCATCACCTCGATCGGCGGCGGTGGCTACAACGCGCACCTGGTGCTGGAAGAGGCACCGGCGGTCGCCGACCGCGCCCCCGAGGCCGACGGCAGGCCGCGCCTCGCCACCCTGTCCGCCCTGGACGACGAAGCGCTGGCACGCCAGCGCACGAGGTTGAAGGACTGGCTGGAGGCCCACCCCGACCTGCGCCTGGACGACATCTGCTTCAGCCTCAACCTGGGCCGCAAGGTGATGTCCCGCCGGTGGGCGGCCGTGGTCCGCAGCCGTGCGGAGCTGATCGCCGCGCTGTCCGACGACTCCCCTCGCGGCCTGGCCACCGAGACCGCTGCCGCGCCGCGGGTGGACACCGACTCCTTCCGGCGCAACGACCACGGGATCGTGCAGTCCGGTACGGACGCACAGGCGCTGTCCGAGCTGGCCGCCGCCTGGGTGACCGGTCAGCAGGTGGACTTCGGCTCCCTCCACCTGGGGGAGACCAGCCACCGCGTGCCGCTGCCCACCTACCCGTTCCAGCCGCGCCGGTTCTGGCGTACGGACTGGTGA
- a CDS encoding cytochrome P450, protein MTVSTPALDTLDLGDPNTFADHDLDRFWHTLRDTAPVYWNPPAGDRRGFWVLSRYDDIMATYRDDVNFTSERGNVLVTLLDGGDAGAGRMLAVTDGHRHHELRKILQRVLSPRVLNEVARTVRVNTRQLIREAVESGGCDFAEQIASRIPMTTISNLLGVPEPDRDFLLSLTKTALSTDDEDIDEVDSEMARNEILMYFMDLVEERRESPGDDVISMLIGSSIDGVPLSDEDVVLNCYSLIIGGDETSRLTMIDCVHTLAGRPGQWRRLKHGEVAVETAVDEVLRWASPTMHFGRSVVRETALHGVRLRPGEIVTLWHASGNRDERVFERPGEFDLGRTPNKHLAFGYGPHFCVGSYLAKVEISELLLALRDFTTGFEQTGESLRIRSNFLTGFSTLPVRFRPDHSGLKEAD, encoded by the coding sequence GTGACCGTGAGCACACCGGCACTGGACACCCTGGACCTGGGCGACCCGAACACCTTCGCGGACCACGACCTCGACCGGTTCTGGCACACCCTGCGGGACACCGCCCCGGTGTACTGGAACCCTCCGGCCGGCGATCGCCGGGGGTTCTGGGTGCTCTCCCGCTACGACGACATCATGGCCACCTACCGGGACGACGTGAACTTCACGTCCGAGCGCGGCAATGTGCTCGTCACGTTGCTGGACGGCGGTGACGCCGGTGCCGGCCGGATGCTGGCCGTCACCGACGGGCACCGGCACCACGAGTTGCGCAAGATCCTTCAGCGGGTGCTCTCGCCGCGGGTGCTCAACGAGGTCGCACGGACGGTGCGGGTCAACACCCGGCAGTTGATCCGCGAGGCGGTCGAGTCCGGCGGCTGCGACTTCGCCGAGCAGATCGCAAGCCGGATCCCGATGACCACGATCTCGAACCTGCTCGGCGTGCCCGAGCCGGACCGGGACTTCCTTCTCTCCCTGACCAAGACCGCGCTGTCGACCGACGACGAGGACATCGACGAGGTCGACTCCGAGATGGCCCGCAACGAGATCCTGATGTACTTCATGGACCTCGTCGAGGAGCGGCGCGAGTCGCCGGGCGACGACGTGATCAGCATGCTGATCGGCAGCTCCATCGACGGTGTGCCCCTGTCCGACGAGGACGTCGTACTCAACTGCTACAGCCTGATCATCGGGGGCGACGAGACCAGCCGGCTCACGATGATCGACTGTGTCCACACGCTCGCGGGCCGGCCCGGGCAGTGGCGGCGGCTCAAGCACGGTGAGGTCGCCGTGGAGACCGCCGTGGACGAGGTGCTGCGCTGGGCGTCCCCCACGATGCACTTCGGGCGCAGCGTCGTCCGCGAGACCGCACTGCACGGCGTACGGCTGCGGCCGGGCGAGATCGTCACGCTCTGGCACGCCTCCGGCAACCGGGACGAACGGGTCTTCGAGCGGCCCGGGGAGTTCGACCTCGGCCGCACCCCCAACAAACACCTGGCCTTCGGCTACGGCCCGCACTTCTGCGTCGGCTCGTACCTGGCCAAGGTCGAGATCTCCGAACTGCTGCTGGCTCTGCGGGACTTCACCACCGGATTCGAGCAGACCGGCGAATCGCTGCGCATCCGGTCCAACTTCCTGACCGGTTTCTCCACCCTGCCGGTGCGGTTCCGGCCCGATCACTCCGGACTGAAAGAGGCCGACTGA